In the genome of Capra hircus breed San Clemente chromosome 5, ASM170441v1, whole genome shotgun sequence, one region contains:
- the LOC108636096 gene encoding olfactory receptor 8S1-like: MEAGNTTRVTFFILQGLSNNPHIPVVLFVIFLVIYLLILIVNLLMLLVIRTDSHLHTPMYFFLSHLSFLDAFYASIIVPKLLKNLLSKWKTISFLECFIQIFFVIFLGGTETCLLSVMAYDQYQAVCRPLLYVVTMNKKVCAGLAGASWAIGMGTGLLNTILLAQEHFCGPNLIRSFACELPPVLLLACSDPSVSVFSILTTMVVLGLGTFVILVGSYTRIILTALGMNSATGWNKIFSTCSSHFLAVIIFYGSGISRYMTPASGSALEQVLSMQYSVVTPLLNPLIYSLKNQEVKAALRRRLARKPRLIF, from the exons ATGGAAGCTGGCAACACAACCAGAGTCACTTTCTTTATTCTCCAAGGACTATCCAACAACCCACACATTCCGGTAGTACTCTTTGTAATATTCCTGGTGATTTACCTCCTGATCCTCATAGTGAacctgctgatgctgctggtgatCAGGACTGATTCCCAcctgcacacccccatgtacttcttcctcagtCACCTCTCCTTCCTGGATGCTTTCTATGCCTCAATCATTGTGCCTAAGTTGCTGAAGAACCTACTTTCCAAGTGGAAGACTATATCCTTCCTTGAATGTTTCATCCAGATCTTCTTCGTTATATTTCTTGGGGGCACTGAAACTTGCCTCCTTTCAGTCATGGCCTATGACCAGTACCAGGCTGTGTGCCGCCCACTGCTGTATGTGGTGACAATGAACAAGAAGGTGTGTGCTGGCCTGGCGGGAGCCTCCTGGGCCATAGGAATGGGGACTGGTCTGCTTAACACCATCCTCCTGGCTCAGGAGCACTTCTGTGGCCCCAACCTCATCCGCAGTTTTGCCTGTGAGCTTCCTCCAGTGCTCCTGTTGGCCTGTTCTGACCCCTCCGTTagtgtgttctccatcctgaccACCATGGTGGTCCTGGGCCTCGGCACCTTTGTCATACTGGTGGGTTCTTACACCCGTATTATCCTGACGGCCCTGGGGATGAACTCTGCCACAGGTTGGAACAAGATCTTCTCTACCTGCTCATCCCATTTTCTTGCGGTCATCATCTTTTATGGTTCTGGAATTTCCAG GTACATGACTCCAGCTTCTGGCTCCGCCCTGGAGCAAGTGCTATCCATGCAGTACAGTGTGGTGACCCCGCTACTGAACCCGCTTATTTACAGTTTGAAGAACCAGGAGGTGAAGGCAGCTCTTAGGAGGAGGTTGGCCAGGAAACCCAGGCTTATCTTCTAA
- the LOC102170671 gene encoding olfactory receptor 8S1-like, translating to MEVGNTTRVTVFVLQGLSNNPQIQIVLFVTFLVIYLLILIVNLLMLLVIRTDSHLHTPMYFFLSHLSFLDAFYASIIVPKLLENLLSKQKTISLLECFTQISLVIFSGGTETCLLSVMAYDRYQAVCHPLSYVVTMNKKICIGLVGASWAIGMGTGLLNTILLAQQHFCGPNLIRSFACEFPPVLLLACSDPSMSVASILTTMVVLGLGTFVLVLVSYTHIIMTALGIDSASGQNKIFSTCSSHFLVVTIFYGSGIFRYMTPASGSALEQVLSMQYSVVTPLLNPLIYSLKNQEVKAALRRMLARKPRLPF from the exons ATGGAAGTTGGCAACACAACCAGAGTCACTGTGTTTGTTCTCCAAGGACTATCCAACAACCCTCAGATCCAGATAGTACTCTTTGTAACATTCCTGGTGATTTACCTCCTGATCCTCATAGTGAacctgctgatgctgctggtgatCAGGACTGAttcccacctccacacccccatgtacttcttcctcagtCACCTCTCCTTCCTGGATGCTTTCTATGCCTCAATCATTGTGCCTAAGCTACTAGAGAACCTGCTTTCCAAGCAGAAAACTATATCCCTCCTAGAGTGTTTCACTCAGATCTCCTTGGTCATATTTTCAGGGGGCACTGAAACCTGCCTCCTTTCAGTCATGGCCTATGACCGGTACCAGGCTGTGTGCCACCCGCTGTCATATGTGGTGACTATGAACAAGAAGATATGTATTGGCCTGGTGGGAGCCTCCTGGGCCATaggaatggggactggcctgctTAACACCATCCTCCTGGCTCAGCAGCACTTCTGCGGCCCCAACCTCATCCGCAGTTTTGCCTGCGAGTTTCCTCCAGTGCTCCTGTTGGCCTGTTCTGACCCCTCCATGAGTGTTGCCTCCATCCTGACCACCATGGTGGTCCTGGGCCTCGGCACCTTTGTCCTAGTGCTAGTTTCTTACACTCATATCATCATGACAGCCCTGGGGATCGACTCTGCCTCAGGTCAGAACAAGATCTTCTCTACCTGCTCATCTCATTTTCTTGTGGTCACCATCTTTTATGGTTCAGGAATTTTCAG GTACATGACTCCAGCTTCTGGCTCAGCCCTGGAGCAAGTGCTATCCATGCAGTACAGTGTTGTGACCCCACTACTGAACCCGCTTATCTACAGTCTGAAGAACCAGGAGGTGAAGGCAGCTCTTAGGAGGATGCTGGCCAGGAAGCCTAGGCTTCCCTTCTAA